The Fimbriimonas ginsengisoli Gsoil 348 genome window below encodes:
- a CDS encoding M20/M25/M40 family metallo-hydrolase yields MTPRLLLPLLFLGVSLPSLQSTPANQIMAEIRERGKAAEDLAYLSDNIGPRLTGSENLERAEGWMAEKLKEYGAENVHFESYDYPSRWERGSDDYCRLLTQSKRQMTIHAMPWNPATKGTVEAEVVALTGRVDELLKDVDRYKGKIVLLGPINPTSDEKESAKLVHQLNKEVGRRAVAMITSMEHEDGKFTMYGSPYDSYFDEYFGGWPRVPFGFLIREDRSMLVRLLRKGEKIRMALRLGGAITKTNIKERNVVGEIRGSEMPDEVVLVGGHLDSWDLGTGTTDNGTGSIATLETLRVIKKLGLKPKRTIRFVLFSGEEQGSCGAHAYVAAHKDELSKFQAVLIHDLGAGKPTGFTVQGYKEWMPTLKAAMAPLESIGVTGIPVEKHWDSDQDPFVVAGVPGFFLDQDTTDYFASTHHSQTDMLNHVKPEEYLPSIQALAVAGWEFANMADRVPHVKPGKMVGDGKD; encoded by the coding sequence ATGACCCCCCGCCTACTACTTCCCCTCCTCTTCCTTGGCGTATCTCTGCCATCCCTTCAGTCCACACCCGCAAACCAGATCATGGCGGAGATCCGCGAGCGGGGGAAGGCGGCTGAAGACCTGGCCTACCTCAGCGACAACATCGGACCTCGCCTGACCGGGTCCGAGAATCTGGAGAGGGCCGAAGGTTGGATGGCAGAGAAGCTAAAAGAGTACGGCGCGGAGAACGTCCACTTCGAATCCTACGACTACCCGAGCCGTTGGGAGCGGGGCTCCGACGACTACTGTCGCCTCCTCACTCAGAGCAAGCGCCAGATGACGATCCATGCGATGCCATGGAATCCGGCCACCAAAGGGACCGTCGAGGCCGAGGTCGTGGCGTTAACGGGGCGAGTGGACGAGCTTCTGAAGGACGTCGACCGATACAAGGGGAAAATCGTCCTGCTTGGGCCGATCAACCCGACGAGCGATGAAAAAGAGTCCGCCAAGTTGGTGCATCAGCTGAACAAGGAAGTAGGCCGCCGAGCCGTCGCGATGATCACATCGATGGAGCACGAGGACGGAAAGTTCACAATGTATGGCTCGCCGTACGACTCCTACTTCGACGAATACTTCGGTGGCTGGCCTCGCGTCCCGTTTGGCTTCCTCATTCGGGAAGACCGCTCGATGCTCGTGCGACTCCTTCGCAAAGGAGAGAAAATTCGAATGGCTCTCCGGCTTGGCGGGGCGATCACTAAGACTAACATCAAGGAACGCAACGTCGTCGGCGAGATCCGCGGGTCGGAAATGCCCGACGAAGTGGTTTTGGTCGGCGGCCACCTCGACTCGTGGGATCTGGGAACCGGAACGACGGACAACGGAACTGGCTCGATCGCGACCCTCGAAACCCTGCGCGTGATCAAGAAACTCGGCCTCAAGCCGAAGCGGACCATTCGGTTCGTTCTTTTCTCGGGAGAGGAGCAGGGCTCGTGCGGCGCCCACGCTTACGTGGCGGCACACAAGGACGAACTCTCCAAGTTCCAGGCCGTCCTCATCCACGATCTTGGAGCCGGGAAGCCCACGGGGTTTACGGTTCAAGGATACAAGGAGTGGATGCCGACGCTAAAGGCGGCGATGGCCCCCCTGGAAAGCATCGGGGTGACCGGCATTCCGGTCGAAAAGCACTGGGATTCCGACCAGGATCCCTTCGTCGTCGCGGGCGTTCCCGGGTTCTTCCTGGACCAGGACACCACCGACTACTTCGCCTCAACCCACCACAGCCAAACCGATATGCTGAACCACGTAAAGCCGGAGGAATACCTCCCCTCCATCCAAGCTCTCGCGGTCGCCGGATGGGAATTTGCCAACATGGCCGACCGGGTTCCGCACGTGAAGCCGGGCAAGATGGTAGGCGACGGCAAGGACTAG
- a CDS encoding YybH family protein: protein MKDFDSFMKEREQASRSFLDGEVGPLHNISTQHEPATIFGPSGDCVTGANHVNAANASGAKNFEPGGSSRFEVMHMGSQGDLAYWTGIQWAKARMKGKSDSVPFNLRVTEVFRRENGDWKLIHRHADRLSEEPADK from the coding sequence ATGAAAGACTTTGATTCCTTTATGAAGGAGCGTGAACAGGCTTCGCGATCTTTTTTAGATGGCGAGGTCGGGCCCCTGCACAACATTTCGACCCAGCATGAGCCAGCAACGATATTTGGCCCGAGCGGGGATTGCGTAACAGGAGCCAACCATGTGAACGCGGCCAACGCGAGCGGCGCCAAGAACTTTGAACCGGGTGGCAGCTCTCGATTTGAAGTCATGCATATGGGCTCACAGGGCGATCTCGCTTACTGGACCGGCATTCAGTGGGCCAAGGCTCGGATGAAAGGAAAGTCGGACTCTGTGCCTTTTAATCTGCGGGTCACCGAAGTGTTCCGGCGCGAAAATGGAGACTGGAAGCTGATTCATCGTCACGCAGACCGGCTTTCGGAGGAACCTGCAGATAAGTAA
- a CDS encoding GH92 family glycosyl hydrolase: MRRLLSLGFLLTFTTTFASGPADFADPLVGTDGHGHAFPGALVPFGMVQLSPDTRTDTWDGSSGYHYSDRTILGFSHTHLSGTGVGCLGDIMLMPTVGDLALNEAGYSSPFSHKREVAKPGYYRVFLEKPKVTAELTATARAGFHRYTFPKSDHSRIVLDLLHGVSSEPKETYLKVVNGTTLTGYRKSGGWGGDRVAYFAIRFSRPFDLIEIEQDGALRPGAMEAKGKVKAAINYRTKAGEPILVKVGISATGMDGAMKNLDTEVPGWSFTAVRQAAEKKWNDVLGAVQIQSRDPKVRRTFYSNAYLSYVAPSLFNDVDGAYLGMDHKVHRAAKFQNYTTFSLWDTYRALHPLLTLTQPKRVADLTSSLLAEYRESGLHTTPIWPLWGNETWCMIGYHSVPVLVDAYVKGLLGPNAEAVYRAMRDTSMQNYNGLNTYRSLGYVASTAGGQATSKTIEYSVDDWCLARMASSLGHKEDADLYYQRAANYRNHFDRTTRFMRGRKANGAWRAPFDTRGLVGDEYTEADAWQYGFAVQHDIPGLISLYGGDAKFVQRMDEMFTMDSRINTNIPDITGLMGQYAQGNEQCHHQAYLYDYAGAPWKTQARVRKIMAAFYNDTPAGQIGNNDCGQMSAWYVFSALGFYPVNPANGVYAIGSPAVDQAKIRLDGGRSFTVVAENNGSKNPFVQSATLNGKPFNRCWIGHQEILKGGTLKLVMGPKPNKFWGAALSARPLPTMPAGFRYAALPTPSSDKPVALKLPIRVVCGEDDTIGNFVPDPKMIEGMTNRTDTHVDTSAPNAAPARVYQSERYGQDFTYRFPVPTGRAYTVRLHFAEVFGDVAGQRVENISINGRPVLTNFDPVVAAGGPNRAVVKEFADVRPGRNGQITIRIQAAKNSPDQNAKISAIEIL; the protein is encoded by the coding sequence ATGCGCCGGCTTCTTTCCCTCGGCTTCCTTCTCACCTTCACCACAACCTTCGCCTCCGGACCCGCCGACTTCGCCGACCCACTCGTCGGGACCGACGGCCACGGCCATGCCTTTCCCGGCGCGCTCGTCCCGTTCGGAATGGTGCAGCTTAGCCCCGACACTCGGACCGACACCTGGGACGGCTCCTCCGGATACCACTACAGCGACCGGACCATTCTCGGCTTCAGCCACACCCACCTCTCGGGCACGGGAGTCGGCTGCCTCGGCGACATCATGCTCATGCCGACGGTCGGAGATCTAGCGCTAAACGAAGCCGGATACTCCTCCCCCTTCTCGCACAAGCGCGAGGTTGCCAAGCCGGGCTACTACCGGGTCTTTCTGGAGAAGCCCAAAGTCACCGCCGAGCTGACCGCCACGGCGAGGGCCGGCTTTCACCGGTACACCTTCCCCAAGTCCGACCACTCCAGAATCGTGCTCGACCTCCTGCACGGGGTCTCCAGCGAGCCCAAGGAGACCTACCTGAAGGTCGTGAACGGGACGACCCTCACCGGCTACCGCAAGTCCGGAGGCTGGGGCGGCGACCGAGTCGCTTACTTCGCGATCCGATTCTCCCGCCCGTTCGACCTAATCGAGATCGAGCAAGACGGCGCTTTGCGGCCCGGGGCGATGGAAGCAAAAGGGAAGGTCAAGGCGGCGATCAACTACCGGACCAAAGCCGGTGAGCCGATCCTCGTCAAGGTCGGCATCTCCGCCACCGGCATGGACGGCGCGATGAAGAATCTCGACACCGAGGTTCCGGGATGGAGTTTCACCGCCGTTAGGCAAGCCGCCGAAAAGAAGTGGAACGACGTCCTCGGCGCCGTCCAGATCCAGAGCCGTGATCCGAAGGTTCGGCGAACGTTCTACTCCAACGCCTACCTCTCCTATGTCGCCCCCAGCCTATTCAACGACGTCGACGGCGCTTACCTGGGGATGGACCACAAGGTTCACCGAGCCGCCAAATTCCAGAACTACACCACCTTCTCGCTGTGGGACACCTACCGGGCGCTTCACCCGCTCCTCACCCTTACCCAGCCGAAGCGAGTCGCCGACCTCACCAGCTCGCTGCTCGCCGAATATCGCGAATCTGGTCTGCACACTACGCCAATTTGGCCGCTTTGGGGTAACGAAACCTGGTGCATGATCGGCTACCACTCGGTCCCCGTCCTCGTCGACGCCTACGTCAAGGGGCTGCTCGGCCCCAACGCCGAGGCGGTCTATCGGGCAATGCGCGACACGTCGATGCAGAACTACAACGGGCTGAACACCTACCGGTCGCTTGGCTACGTCGCCTCCACCGCCGGCGGCCAGGCAACCTCTAAGACGATCGAGTACTCGGTAGACGACTGGTGCCTCGCTCGCATGGCAAGCTCATTAGGGCATAAAGAAGACGCCGACCTCTACTACCAACGCGCCGCCAACTACCGGAACCACTTCGACCGCACCACCCGATTCATGCGCGGCCGCAAAGCCAACGGCGCCTGGCGCGCCCCGTTCGACACCCGCGGCCTCGTAGGGGACGAATACACGGAGGCGGATGCCTGGCAGTACGGCTTCGCCGTCCAGCACGATATCCCCGGCCTGATCTCGCTCTACGGCGGCGACGCCAAGTTCGTCCAGCGCATGGACGAGATGTTCACCATGGATTCGCGGATCAACACGAACATCCCCGACATCACGGGCCTTATGGGCCAGTACGCGCAAGGGAACGAGCAGTGCCATCACCAGGCGTACCTGTACGATTACGCCGGCGCGCCGTGGAAGACCCAGGCTCGCGTCCGCAAGATCATGGCCGCCTTCTACAACGACACTCCGGCCGGGCAGATCGGAAACAACGATTGCGGCCAGATGTCCGCCTGGTACGTCTTCAGCGCCCTCGGCTTCTATCCGGTGAACCCCGCGAACGGGGTTTACGCCATCGGCAGCCCGGCCGTCGACCAGGCGAAGATAAGGCTCGACGGCGGAAGATCGTTCACCGTCGTAGCTGAGAATAACGGATCGAAGAACCCGTTCGTGCAGTCGGCGACCCTCAACGGAAAGCCGTTCAACCGCTGCTGGATCGGCCACCAGGAGATCCTCAAGGGGGGCACTTTGAAGCTGGTGATGGGTCCGAAGCCGAACAAGTTTTGGGGCGCCGCCCTCTCCGCCCGCCCTTTGCCGACGATGCCGGCCGGATTCCGGTACGCCGCGCTCCCCACTCCTTCGTCCGATAAGCCGGTCGCCCTCAAGCTGCCGATCCGCGTGGTCTGCGGGGAAGACGACACGATCGGGAACTTCGTCCCCGATCCCAAGATGATCGAGGGGATGACGAACCGGACCGATACTCACGTCGACACCAGCGCCCCGAACGCCGCCCCTGCTCGCGTCTATCAGAGCGAGCGGTACGGCCAAGACTTCACCTACCGCTTCCCAGTCCCAACCGGGCGCGCCTACACCGTTCGGCTTCACTTCGCCGAGGTATTCGGCGATGTGGCCGGTCAGCGGGTGGAAAACATCTCGATCAACGGCCGGCCGGTGTTGACGAACTTCGACCCGGTGGTCGCCGCCGGCGGCCCTAACCGGGCCGTCGTGAAGGAGTTCGCCGACGTCCGCCCAGGCAGAAACGGCCAGATCACCATTCGGATCCAGGCTGCCAAAAACAGCCCGGATCAGAATGCCAAGATCAGCGCCATCGAGATCCTGTAG
- a CDS encoding type II secretion system protein: MKRAFTLIELLVVIAIISILAAILFPVFSQAKAAAKQSSCTSNLRQIGLAIALYRGDFDGVNPRHRFCPDRAGDELCTNLSNPTAYTGPNEIWWAPFDNSVAPDAAAPYPNFKAGFLEPYYKTLAIFKCPMETKWQVGYAMSYITGGPMGKPESAVENPAVCQVWDHARTPGCADTRTGFTGPPWNPFPPKADTAHTHYPVRHNGGFVTLRHDGSAKFRKPNSMTNADFISDSP; encoded by the coding sequence ATGAAACGCGCTTTTACGCTAATCGAGCTACTCGTCGTCATCGCCATTATTTCCATCTTGGCGGCCATCCTTTTCCCCGTCTTTTCGCAGGCCAAGGCGGCCGCGAAACAGTCGAGCTGCACCAGCAATCTGCGGCAGATCGGCCTCGCCATCGCCCTCTACCGGGGAGATTTCGACGGGGTGAACCCGCGGCACCGGTTCTGCCCCGACCGCGCGGGAGATGAGCTGTGCACTAACCTGTCGAATCCAACGGCGTACACCGGCCCGAACGAAATCTGGTGGGCGCCGTTCGATAATTCCGTCGCCCCCGACGCGGCGGCGCCGTATCCGAACTTCAAGGCAGGTTTTCTGGAGCCGTATTACAAGACGCTCGCCATCTTCAAGTGTCCGATGGAGACGAAGTGGCAGGTCGGTTACGCCATGAGCTACATCACCGGGGGACCGATGGGCAAGCCGGAGTCGGCGGTGGAAAATCCGGCGGTGTGCCAGGTGTGGGACCATGCCCGAACCCCTGGCTGCGCGGACACCCGGACCGGCTTTACCGGCCCGCCTTGGAATCCTTTTCCTCCCAAGGCGGACACGGCGCACACCCACTACCCGGTCCGTCACAACGGCGGATTTGTCACGCTTCGCCATGATGGCAGCGCCAAATTCCGAAAGCCGAATTCGATGACGAACGCGGACTTTATCTCCGATTCCCCGTAG
- a CDS encoding nucleotidyltransferase family protein — protein sequence MNEVHAQKPFAVVVLAAGGSARLGRPKQLLPYLGRTLVEHAVRTAIASGAAEVVVVLGAEAAAVRERLQGLKVRFVTNRDWQEGMGGSIRAGVAALSGHIEAAVIALADQPRITPDHLRTLAHRIEEAEKTIVASSYDGVLGAPCAFARAEFPRLLALSGDTGARALVRSGSEPVEVVCFDGANVDVDTPADYQALVPKLVTADPEEAEQDPREARGPPKSASPTS from the coding sequence ATGAACGAAGTACATGCCCAAAAGCCGTTCGCGGTCGTCGTTTTGGCGGCGGGCGGATCGGCGCGGCTGGGGCGGCCCAAGCAGCTACTTCCCTACCTCGGTCGTACGCTGGTGGAGCACGCCGTACGAACGGCGATTGCCTCCGGGGCGGCCGAGGTCGTCGTCGTGCTGGGCGCGGAGGCGGCGGCGGTTCGGGAGCGACTCCAAGGGCTGAAGGTCCGCTTCGTTACGAATCGCGACTGGCAGGAAGGGATGGGCGGCTCTATCCGCGCCGGAGTGGCCGCTCTGAGCGGCCACATCGAAGCTGCCGTCATCGCGCTGGCCGACCAGCCGCGCATCACGCCCGACCACCTGCGGACGCTTGCCCACCGAATAGAAGAGGCCGAAAAAACCATCGTGGCGAGCTCGTACGATGGCGTCCTCGGCGCTCCCTGCGCGTTTGCGCGGGCGGAGTTCCCTCGGCTGCTGGCCCTTTCCGGCGATACGGGCGCTCGAGCCCTGGTTCGGAGCGGCAGCGAACCGGTCGAGGTGGTTTGCTTCGACGGCGCGAACGTCGACGTCGATACTCCCGCCGACTACCAGGCCCTCGTACCCAAACTCGTTACCGCTGACCCTGAAGAGGCAGAGCAAGATCCCCGCGAAGCGCGCGGGCCGCCCAAATCGGCTTCGCCAACGTCGTAA
- a CDS encoding M15 family metallopeptidase produces MNKWDRTKGRPEPIRLLNAIKERENGEPLVDVREAAPSLRILRPQVIPYVRKTVAEMVEQAARALPEGYHLGLVEGWRPIERQQRIYDSMWKFAQEAFPHRDHAALRRTVCRWVAPTDQKAPPGHCTGAAVDVWLVDDAGELIDVSSPFDRFKAAPTYSLGLSETAARNRTILVDAMLDAGFSNCRDEWWHYSWGDAGWAVRMDRLECVYGLARLAPDLYEELERLHEEGMKERQNPFLPPV; encoded by the coding sequence GTGAATAAATGGGATCGCACGAAAGGAAGGCCGGAGCCGATTCGACTGCTGAACGCGATCAAGGAACGGGAGAACGGGGAACCGCTGGTGGATGTGCGCGAGGCCGCGCCATCCCTCCGGATCCTACGCCCTCAGGTCATTCCATACGTCCGCAAAACCGTGGCCGAGATGGTCGAGCAGGCGGCCCGAGCATTACCCGAGGGGTACCACCTCGGTCTCGTGGAAGGATGGCGGCCGATCGAGAGGCAGCAGCGGATCTACGACTCGATGTGGAAATTCGCTCAGGAGGCGTTTCCCCATCGCGACCACGCCGCCCTACGCCGAACGGTTTGCCGCTGGGTCGCCCCGACCGATCAAAAAGCGCCCCCCGGCCACTGCACGGGAGCGGCGGTGGACGTTTGGCTCGTGGATGACGCCGGCGAGTTGATCGACGTCTCCTCCCCTTTCGACCGGTTCAAAGCCGCCCCGACTTACAGCCTCGGCTTAAGCGAGACTGCGGCGAGGAACCGCACGATCCTCGTCGATGCGATGCTTGACGCCGGCTTCTCCAACTGCCGCGACGAGTGGTGGCACTACAGTTGGGGAGACGCCGGCTGGGCCGTCCGGATGGACCGCTTGGAATGCGTCTACGGCCTCGCCCGCCTCGCCCCCGATCTCTACGAGGAGCTGGAACGCCTACACGAAGAGGGAATGAAAGAGCGCCAAAACCCGTTCCTTCCCCCGGTCTAA
- the tkt gene encoding transketolase — MAVATQTIEELSINAIRALSMDAVQAANSGHPGLPMGAAPMAYALWHRHLCHNPKDPKWFNRDRFILSAGHGSMLLYSLLYLSGYDLPLAEIKRFRQLHSQTPGHPENVLTPGVEMATGPLGQGFAHAVGFAIAERWLAATFNQPGHNLVDHYTYVICSDGDLMEGVSYEASSLAGHLKLGKLIVLYDDNDISLDGPTSLSVSENHELRFRAAEWHVQRVDGMNVDAVDQAIQAAQQVTDMPSIIMCKTIIGFGSPNKQGTSKSHGSALGPDEVKLAKQNLGIPLEPDFYVADAALEHWRQAVDQGEKLQREWAHALNEYAAEFPDEAKRFRALLVGEFGRDWLDALPVFTDEKQATRKASNTVINAVADKHFGLLGGSADLSESTLTTQKSSGQFTADNPSGRNVFFGVREHAMIAAVNGITLHGGAHGYGGSFFTFTDYCRPSIRLAALMECPSTYVFTHDSVGLGEDGPTHQPVEHLTAMRSIPNLNVFRPCDGNETSAGWKIALESKRTPTLLVLSRQNLPTLSSQDVRNHPAEKGAYILQEAAGGKPQVILIGTGSEVSTCAAAKALLDAEGISARVVSMPSWWLFAQQSKEYQASVLGTGIPRVSVEAGSTLAWPRYSDVQVGIDRFGLSAPGEEAMKEFGITPENVAKVAKEALRR; from the coding sequence ATGGCCGTTGCGACTCAGACCATTGAAGAGCTTTCGATAAATGCGATCCGCGCCCTGTCCATGGACGCCGTTCAAGCGGCCAACAGCGGCCACCCCGGACTGCCGATGGGCGCCGCGCCAATGGCGTACGCACTCTGGCATCGGCACCTATGCCACAACCCGAAAGATCCGAAATGGTTCAACCGCGACCGGTTCATCCTCTCCGCCGGCCACGGTTCGATGCTCCTTTACTCGCTCCTCTACCTCTCGGGCTACGACCTGCCCCTGGCGGAGATTAAGCGGTTCCGCCAGCTCCACAGCCAAACCCCTGGGCACCCCGAGAACGTTTTGACTCCCGGCGTGGAAATGGCCACCGGCCCGCTGGGACAGGGGTTCGCCCATGCCGTCGGGTTCGCGATCGCCGAGCGATGGCTCGCCGCGACCTTCAACCAGCCGGGCCACAACCTGGTCGATCACTACACCTACGTCATCTGCTCCGACGGCGATTTGATGGAAGGGGTCTCCTACGAAGCGTCTTCGCTTGCCGGCCATCTAAAGCTCGGAAAATTGATCGTCCTGTACGACGATAACGACATCTCCCTCGACGGCCCGACGTCGCTCTCGGTGAGCGAGAACCACGAGCTGCGCTTCCGTGCCGCGGAGTGGCATGTCCAGCGCGTGGATGGAATGAACGTGGACGCGGTAGATCAGGCGATCCAGGCGGCGCAACAGGTGACCGACATGCCGTCGATCATCATGTGCAAGACGATCATCGGCTTCGGCAGCCCGAATAAGCAGGGAACCTCCAAATCGCACGGCTCCGCGCTCGGACCGGACGAGGTGAAGCTCGCCAAGCAGAATCTGGGCATTCCGCTCGAGCCCGACTTCTACGTCGCGGACGCCGCCCTCGAGCATTGGCGTCAGGCCGTCGATCAAGGCGAGAAGCTCCAACGGGAATGGGCGCACGCCCTCAACGAATATGCCGCCGAGTTTCCGGACGAGGCAAAGCGGTTCCGAGCCCTCCTCGTCGGCGAATTCGGCCGGGACTGGCTCGATGCGTTGCCGGTCTTCACCGATGAGAAGCAGGCGACCCGAAAGGCGAGCAACACAGTGATTAACGCGGTGGCCGACAAGCATTTCGGCCTCTTGGGTGGAAGCGCCGACCTCTCGGAGAGCACCCTTACCACTCAGAAGAGCTCCGGTCAGTTCACCGCCGACAACCCTTCGGGGCGGAATGTTTTCTTCGGCGTGCGCGAGCACGCGATGATCGCCGCCGTCAACGGCATCACCCTCCACGGCGGCGCCCACGGTTACGGGGGTTCGTTCTTTACCTTCACCGACTACTGCCGCCCCTCGATCCGCCTCGCCGCGTTGATGGAGTGTCCGTCGACCTACGTGTTCACCCACGACTCCGTCGGTTTGGGCGAAGACGGCCCGACCCACCAGCCGGTCGAACATCTCACCGCCATGCGGTCGATCCCCAACCTAAACGTCTTCCGCCCCTGCGACGGCAACGAGACCTCCGCCGGTTGGAAGATCGCCCTCGAATCGAAGCGAACCCCGACCCTGCTAGTCTTGTCCAGGCAGAACCTGCCCACCCTCTCCTCGCAGGACGTCCGAAATCACCCGGCCGAGAAGGGAGCGTACATCCTCCAGGAAGCCGCCGGAGGAAAGCCGCAAGTGATCCTCATCGGCACCGGCAGCGAGGTTTCCACCTGCGCCGCGGCAAAGGCGCTTTTGGACGCGGAAGGAATCTCCGCCCGAGTTGTCAGCATGCCCAGTTGGTGGCTCTTCGCCCAGCAATCCAAGGAATATCAAGCCTCCGTCCTCGGAACCGGTATCCCCCGCGTATCCGTCGAAGCCGGCTCGACCCTGGCCTGGCCCCGCTACTCCGACGTCCAAGTAGGTATCGACCGCTTCGGCCTCTCCGCTCCTGGCGAAGAGGCAATGAAGGAGTTCGGTATCACTCCGGAGAACGTCGCAAAGGTGGCGAAAGAGGCGTTGAGGCGTTGA
- a CDS encoding GNAT family N-acetyltransferase → MLQIHEGLDRIDFETVHGWLVNAYWSEGIDRATVERAARNSSLVIGAYDGDTQVGYMRVVSDRARFAWIADVYVAETHRKRGIAKQMLRYALSHPEHQGLRRWVLATRDAHPIYAECGFVPLPEPGRWMMRPG, encoded by the coding sequence ATGCTTCAAATCCACGAAGGACTCGACCGTATCGACTTCGAGACCGTCCACGGCTGGCTGGTGAATGCCTATTGGAGCGAGGGGATCGACCGGGCGACCGTTGAGCGTGCCGCCCGCAATTCGTCCCTCGTCATTGGCGCGTACGACGGCGACACGCAGGTCGGCTACATGCGAGTCGTCTCGGATCGGGCGCGCTTCGCTTGGATTGCCGACGTGTATGTGGCTGAAACCCACCGAAAGCGAGGTATCGCGAAGCAGATGCTGCGCTACGCGCTCAGCCATCCCGAGCATCAAGGTCTACGCCGATGGGTGCTCGCCACCCGCGACGCCCACCCCATTTACGCCGAGTGCGGCTTCGTCCCCCTGCCCGAACCGGGACGTTGGATGATGCGCCCAGGTTAG
- a CDS encoding DUF2334 domain-containing protein → MKFLGSLLLCGIAAAGVAQVRPGLQVKKLSPLGPGTRLPIEALGQRGIKFSPLTPQQMAESKQVIRANGWFGAPRSPLDDFDHESPTTMFADYLEHGPRAAAPPTALATRPPALVLYDSAGYSGFVGNLYARMLANTLSNSKTPVYVMPVENYTAGAMAGYAETFYLGTVYNNALPAAFKADALSTTKPLCWMGYNLWQIAWTADWTASDPAFTNKYGFTFSYIDSTSMPQIVYKGQTLDGDQLANGLGRVSILDTAKVQVLATAQTTDGSNSLPYMLKGGNLYYVADDPLQDSSAWLRSDRSLAFEDVLNDIIAFTPATQRQALLRIEDVHPQSDPKMLRSIADLLYAEGVPYVVCVIPQFEDPLGDWNGTPLSTSLKSATAVVSALKYMQSKGGQIIMHGYTHQYSNVRNAYSGVSGDDYEFYRVNVDSNGNAIIVGPVAEDSAAWVKNRITLGLNALAGVKLTATGWNTPHYLASPVDYQEFKNRFQYSMCRGKIFGIDPQGRLAWVEQEAPYPITDDLGGIRLPETLGYVSTPELGTVGALPADLVAKAHKLKLVTRNGYASCFFHWFLPTSMLQELVRGIKNEGFVFKTASSTLN, encoded by the coding sequence ATGAAATTTTTGGGATCTCTACTACTTTGCGGCATAGCCGCCGCCGGTGTTGCCCAAGTTCGACCGGGTCTTCAAGTGAAGAAGCTGAGCCCGTTAGGGCCTGGGACAAGGTTACCGATCGAGGCGCTAGGCCAGAGGGGAATCAAATTCTCGCCGTTGACTCCCCAGCAGATGGCGGAGTCCAAGCAAGTTATTCGGGCTAACGGTTGGTTCGGTGCTCCGAGGAGCCCGCTGGACGATTTCGACCACGAAAGCCCGACGACCATGTTCGCGGACTATCTCGAGCACGGCCCGAGAGCCGCCGCTCCTCCGACCGCTCTGGCAACCCGGCCGCCGGCCCTGGTTTTGTACGATTCCGCCGGATATTCCGGCTTCGTCGGCAACCTATACGCCCGGATGCTTGCCAATACGCTCTCGAATTCCAAGACCCCGGTCTATGTGATGCCGGTCGAGAATTACACCGCCGGCGCCATGGCGGGATACGCCGAGACGTTCTACTTGGGAACGGTCTACAACAACGCGCTTCCCGCCGCTTTCAAAGCGGACGCCCTTTCCACGACGAAACCGCTGTGCTGGATGGGCTACAACCTTTGGCAAATCGCTTGGACGGCGGACTGGACGGCCAGCGACCCGGCCTTTACCAACAAGTACGGGTTCACCTTCAGCTACATCGACTCCACATCGATGCCGCAGATCGTCTACAAGGGTCAAACACTCGATGGCGATCAGCTCGCCAACGGCTTGGGTCGAGTGTCGATCCTGGATACCGCCAAGGTTCAGGTCTTGGCGACCGCTCAGACGACGGACGGTTCGAACTCGCTTCCCTACATGTTGAAGGGCGGCAACCTCTACTACGTCGCCGACGATCCACTTCAGGATAGTTCGGCGTGGCTGCGTAGCGACCGCTCGCTGGCGTTCGAAGACGTGCTGAACGACATCATCGCCTTCACCCCGGCGACCCAGCGCCAAGCCCTGCTTCGAATCGAGGACGTTCACCCGCAGTCCGATCCGAAGATGCTTCGAAGCATCGCCGACCTCCTCTACGCCGAAGGCGTGCCGTACGTCGTCTGCGTGATCCCTCAATTCGAAGACCCGCTCGGCGACTGGAACGGCACTCCCCTCTCCACTTCGCTGAAGAGCGCAACCGCGGTGGTTAGCGCGCTGAAGTACATGCAGAGCAAGGGTGGCCAGATCATCATGCACGGCTACACGCACCAGTACTCCAACGTTCGCAACGCCTATTCGGGAGTGAGCGGAGACGATTACGAGTTCTACCGCGTGAATGTCGACTCAAACGGAAACGCCATCATCGTAGGCCCGGTGGCCGAAGATTCGGCCGCATGGGTGAAGAATCGGATCACCCTCGGCCTCAACGCCCTCGCGGGTGTGAAGCTGACGGCGACCGGCTGGAACACTCCGCACTACTTGGCTTCGCCGGTCGACTATCAAGAGTTCAAGAACCGGTTCCAATACAGCATGTGCCGCGGCAAGATCTTCGGCATCGACCCGCAGGGTCGGCTGGCGTGGGTTGAGCAGGAAGCTCCTTACCCCATCACCGACGACTTGGGCGGTATCCGGCTTCCGGAGACCCTCGGTTACGTGTCGACGCCCGAACTGGGAACCGTCGGAGCTCTGCCCGCAGACCTGGTTGCCAAGGCGCACAAGCTGAAGCTGGTCACCCGCAACGGCTACGCCAGTTGCTTCTTCCACTGGTTCCTGCCCACTTCGATGCTGCAAGAGCTAGTGCGTGGAATCAAGAACGAAGGGTTCGTGTTCAAGACCGCTTCGTCCACCCTGAACTAG